A stretch of the Terriglobia bacterium genome encodes the following:
- a CDS encoding molybdenum cofactor guanylyltransferase, with protein sequence MALTGFVLAGGKSTRMGRDKAGLDWHGQPLLDHMLGLLRAATGDVQVVGRDPLPDRLPGLGPLSGIATALEFTSTDANLIIAVDLPHLTKDFLKYLSLRTENSSHPLVACKIESAFPLCLGVWRSMLPEIHHRIAAKQLSVRGFIESGSAEIVSESELHDAGFDWSIFRNVNRPEDL encoded by the coding sequence ATGGCGCTGACCGGTTTCGTCCTTGCGGGCGGGAAAAGCACACGAATGGGCCGCGATAAAGCAGGCCTGGACTGGCACGGCCAACCGCTTCTCGACCACATGCTGGGGTTACTTCGTGCCGCCACCGGCGACGTCCAGGTGGTAGGCCGCGACCCCCTGCCCGACCGGCTGCCCGGTCTCGGACCACTTTCCGGAATAGCCACTGCTCTCGAGTTCACCTCGACGGATGCCAATCTGATCATTGCGGTAGACCTTCCTCATTTGACGAAGGACTTTCTCAAATATCTGAGCTTACGTACTGAAAACTCCAGCCATCCGCTGGTGGCCTGCAAGATTGAGTCCGCATTTCCGTTGTGCCTGGGTGTGTGGCGCTCGATGCTCCCGGAAATTCATCACCGGATCGCGGCAAAACAACTCAGCGTGCGGGGATTCATCGAATCCGGCAGCGCTGAAATCGTCTCGGAATCGGAATTGCACGACGCCGGCTTCGACTGGTCGATTTTTCGCAACGTCAACAGACCCGAAGACCTGTAG